GATGAGGGGTATTCCGCCCGAATGTTATTCAACAGAACGAATTTATATAATAAGATGCGCGGATGGTGTAAGTTATGGAAAGCTGATGTTTGGAATGCTGGAGCAGGATGATTATTTTACAGACTGCAAATACAATGTTACCTTATATTACAAAAATCTTACACCAGGGGATGATATAGATACAACGCCGCCGACTATTGTGTCAACCTTACCTGAGGATGGAGCCGGCGGCATATCGGTCTCTGATTCGATATTTGCTCTTTTTAGTGAGGAAATAGATACCGGAACAATTAATACCAATACCTATAAGGTAAGTAATGGAGCAAGCGAATTATCCGGCACGGTTGAATACAATAATAGCAAGAGATCAGCCTGTTTTATACCATTAAGAGTTTTAGATTATGAGACCACTTATACTGTAACGATTAGTACAGGCGTATCTGATATTGCCGGGAACAATATGAAGGATGTCAAAGAATGGAGTTTTACCACTGAACGTAAGCCAATTGATGTACCGCCTACCATTACAGATATCTTTCCTGAGGATAACGCCGTTAATGTGCCTATTTGTACAACCATATCAGCTATCTTTGACAAGGATATGGATGCTGATACTATAAATGCCGACACATTTAAGATGAATAATAATGATGGCGAGTTTGTTGCAGGAGAGGTGGAATATAGTAAAAGGAAGGTCACTTTTAAACCCTTAAACGACCTAGATCATGAAACCGTTTATACTGTAACGATTACAACAGGGGTTGCTGACACTGCCGGGAATAATATGGAATCTAAAAAGGAGTGGGTCTTTACTACAGCAGAAACAGGAGGATACGGATCTGGTTATGAAACGATTACTGTTGAAGGCACTTATTATGCTCTGAGTTATTCATACTCGAAGATCTACTTTAACCTTCGCACAGGTGAAGAGGTGCCTGAAAGCGAGAGCGCTACCATGGAATGGGATATTATGATCAAGGGCTCATATTTTTATACTAATGGCGGGTCTACTGCATCAGAGGATAATGGAGAAGGCTCCTTTGGAGAGGGCGGATGGTATTTTACGGGTCTTGAAGGCCTTGATTCACTTTCCGAGATAACATCCAATAATGTAGACCAGGATCTATTTGAGGAGGATTATCGCACATGGATAAATGAAAACCCTTTTACCCAAGGCGAGGTAAACTGCAATAGGATGCTGTTACTCACAACAACCAACGGATCAGGCGCTGAAGATGATCCATATGAGTATACCACATCAAATATAGAGGATAAAGATGATGATGAGGCAATTATATATATGAAGGGTATACCCCCCCAATCCTATTCCACAGATAGGATATATATAATAAGATGCACTGACGGAACTAGCTATGGAAAGCTGATGTTTGGATCGATGGAACAGGCGAGCTATTTTTCCAACTGCAAATATCGCCTTGAATTTTATTACAATTGTCTTACGGATCAGACATCAGAGGATATAACACCCCCGATAGTAGTATCAACAGCCCCTAAGAATAATGCCACTGATGTTTCAGTAATATCATCTATTGTGGTTAGGTTCAGTGAAGAGATGAACATCAATACAGTAACTCCTGATAGATTCTGTGTAAGCGATGGGACAGGATATATTGATGGGACAGTGGAATACAGCAATAAAGAAGCCCGCTTCGCACCTTATAACCTTGATTACGGCGCTGACTATACAGCAACAATCAGCAGGGATGTTGAGGATCTTGCCGGGAACTGCATGGAAGAGGATTATGAATTCAAATTTCAAACCACCTCTACCCCCCCACAATGGAAGGTTCTTGGGTATTCAGGCATCTCGGACGGAGAGGCAAAGGAGACAAAGATACATGTCTCAATGGGCGTTCCTTATGTCGCGTATGTAGATGCTGAAAATGGAAGCGGTGCGACAGTAAAGATGTATGAAGGCGGGAACTGGATGACTGTTGGCGAAGCCTCCTTTTCTGATAATGAGGTGGAGTATATATCATTATATGTAGATGGGGATACCCCCTATATAGCGTATAGAGATAAGAGGGAAGGACTCTTTATTAACACCGGAGCTCTAACAGTAAAAAAGTATGGAGATGGCAACTGGATTAGTGTTGGAGATGATCGCTTCACTCCAAACAAGGTCAGGTACACATCACTATATGTGGATGACGGAGTCCCCTATGTCGCCTTTCGCAGTTATTATACTTCATACTTATGGTCTTATTACAGGGCAATGGCAATGAAATTCGACAAGGGAGACTGGATTTGGCTTGGAGGCAATCATGGTTTTTCAGAAGGAGATGTTAAGGATGTTTCCTTTTATATTTATAGTGGGATTCCTTACGCTGCATATTGTGATAAAAAGAATGATAATGAAGCTAAGGTAATGAGGTATGATAATGAAAAGGACACATGGGATATTATGGGAGATGGAAATCTATCTGGAGGCGGCGCGGAATACACCTCGCTCTTTGTATGCGACGATATAACATATATAGCGTATAGAGATGAAAGTATCAATAACAGGGCGACGCTCATGATGTATACTGATAACGAATGGTATGCTGTTGGGGATCCGGGATTCTCTGGTGGAGATGTCCAATATATATCATTGTTTGTCTATAACAACATTCCTTATGTTGCATATCGAGATGGTAATCTCTATAATAAGGCAACCCTAATGGGATATATTAATGATGAATGGATAGCGATTGGAGGCGATGGATTCTCAGATGGAGAAGTCAAGGATGTCTCGCTATATATATATAACGGAATTCCTTATGTCGCCTTCAATGATGCAAGCTGCAATGGCAGGGCGACAGTAATGAAATTTGAGTAATATTCTCTTAATGGATTTGTTTTAATAAAGAGTAGATCCTTACAGCAATCCTGTTTCAAGAGTGATGGTAATTTTAATATTGACAATCTTCATCAATAGCATATGGCATGTCAATAATGTCGATCTCAATAGCGAAGGCAACAGATGGATTATTCTATTTTTAATCATGGAGGGAACATAAATGAGGCTATAGAGCTATGCAAGTTGACTAGGGACGAAATAATTGATTTCAGCGCGAATATAAATCCTCTTGGTATCCCTTCTTCAGTTGAGGTAATTATAAGGAATACTCTGGATGATATCCTTCATTATCCTGATCCAAAATATAAGAAGCTAAAGGCTGCCATTGTAGAGTATTTAACAAATGAAGAATTGCATTGTAATGATGATTCCTCTGTCTCTAATAATAGAAAGATAAATGAGGATAACATCATAGTAGGAAATGGCTCCACAGAATTGATATACCTCATAGCTAATACCCTGAGACCTGAAAGTGCATTATTATTATCCCCAACATTTACTGAGTATGAGAGAGCGCTAACTAATATTGGATCACGTATTGAATATGTTGAGTTGAATGAAGAAAATGGATTCGATATTCCTATTAATAAAATAGTCGATAGAGCGGATAATTTTAGTATCATCTTCATCTGCAATCCCAATAATCCTACATCCCGAATACTTCATAGAGATAAACTAATCTATTTAGTCGATTACATGAAAAGTTGTTGTTCGATGATAGTATTAGATGAGGCATTTATTGATTTATGTATTAGGGAAAGTCTAGTTGATATTGCAGCGTCTATAGATAATCTTTTTATCTTTCGATCCTTTACTAAATTTTTTTCTATTCCAGGGATTAGGCTTGGATATGGAGTGGGTTCGAGTAGTCTCATCAAGAGGTTGCAACGTTTTCAGGAACCATGGTCTGTTAATGTTTTTGCTGATAATCTTGGTATTAGTCTGTTAAGGGATAGAGAATTCATTACCAATAGCAGAAATATGATGATAAGAGAAAAGGATTTTCTGTATGAGAGGTTGATAAAGATTAATGGATTAAAACCATTCTATCCTGATGCAAATTTTGTATTGATAAAGATCGAGTCTAGAATCACTTCTCAACAAGTAAAGGAACAGATGTTAAATAGGGGTATTTTTATTAGGGATTGCAGTAATTTCAGAGGGCTTAACGATAGCTTTATTAGGATTGCAGTACGAGATAGAACTGCTAATCAGAGATTGATAGAGGAGCTTTCTTCAATAATAGCAGAGACATGATAGCCTGGAAGCTTATTGCAGCCTTTATATTAGATATATTATTCGGTGATCCTTATTGGTTTCCTCATCCAGTAAGGATCATCGGAAAGTTTATTGAGGTTTTGGAGAATTTCTTTAGAACTCATTTTAGAAAGTTGAAACTTTCAGGCTTTTTTCTTGTGTTACTAATAGTAGGTTCAACTTATTTTACTGTTTATTATCTAATAGTATTATCTTCATTAGTTTCTCCTTGGCTTGAGTTTGTAGTAGAATGTCTTTTAATATATACAGCCATATCAGCAAGGTGTTTAGGCCAAGAAGGAATGAGGATATATAAGCTACTAATGAATGGCGATGAGGATGAAGCAAGAAAGGCGCTTTCTATGATCGTTGGCAGGGATACGGAAAAACTTGATGAGAGTGAGATCATTAGGGCAACGATTGAGACTATTGCAGAAAATACTGTGGATGGAATCATCTCGCCTTTATTCTATGCCTTTGTGGGGGGTGCGCCTTTGGCATTGGCATATAAAGCGATAAATACACTTGACTCTATGGTGGGCTATCGGAATGAAAGATATTGCGAGATCGGATTTTTTTCAGCAAAGACAGACGATATAGCAAACTGGATGCCTGCCCGCCTCTCTGCAATCCTTATACCTGTTGCTGCCCTTTTCCTAAGAATGTCCTTAACAGGATCGATTAAATCAATCATCAGAGATGGCAGAAAATCTCCCAGTCCGAATTCGGGAATCTCTGAGTCAGGATTTGCAGGCGCAATAGGAATTCAACTTGGAGGAATTTGCTTTTATAATGGAATCAAACATGAGAAGCCGATCATTGGTATTCTGAATAGAACAAGGAAGAGGAAGGATATAAAAATTTCTATCCGATTGATGTATGCTGTATCAATTGTAACTATTGCAATAATGATTTTGATTATATTACTTGGAGAATGTAATTTTCCCTTGACATCTTTCTGACCTAAAATATGTTGGTATTAAGTTTAACCTATGACTTCCTGGGCTCTTCAGATGAAGATTAAAAGGGAATCCTGTTAAAATCAGGAGCGGTCCCGCCGCTGTAACCGGGAACGAAATCCACGAGATGTCACTTTTCGTTTATTTGCATTATGCAGTCAAGGCGAATGGGAAGGCGTGGTTAGTAGAATGATCCGGGAGCCAGAAGACCTGCCCATGAAATTGCGCTGAATGCTTGTACTATTTTCTAATACAATAGTGATTCAGTCAAATTAGGGATAAAGCAAACTGGGTGCAATCCTTAATATCCTTAGATGGATTTAAGGATTTTTTTTGTAGGGGCGCAGGTCCCTTCGCCCCTAGGGGTGTTCCAACGAATTTTTGAATCCTGTAGCGACGAAGTCGCTTATTTTGAAAGCAATGATATACACTTCTTTTTAGAAATTATCAGCTATAGTTTTTCGTGAAGTGTATCAGAGCTTTTTTGTTATTTGAAATTCTATAAGATATACAGGTGCTCCGCTTAACAAGGAGATAATAGGGAAACCCGTTTAATTCGGGTGCGGACCCGCCGCTGTAGCCGGGGACGAAAACCGTATGATGTCACTGTTCGTTGTTCTTTTTGATATTTGACAAGGCGAATGGGAAGGCGCGGTTAGTAGATCGATCCGGGAGCCAGAAGACCTGCCTGTGGATACTTGCCGTATTTCTTCGGTAGTAAGAAAGGGTAAGATAAGTTCTGTGGATAAGAAAAGGGGAATCCCCAGTCCGAAAGGGTCTGGGGATTTTTTTATGTCGTAATTTACGAAATGCTACCGAAGTTGTGGAGGCAAATCTACCATAAAGAAATC
This is a stretch of genomic DNA from Spirochaetota bacterium. It encodes these proteins:
- a CDS encoding Ig-like domain-containing protein gives rise to the protein MKKEKYAPLSIFLLIIFYLFASGCGGGSGKGGDALNVGGDSTISSISDQIEGEGYNEVTLEGDYYGSSYTYSNIYFNIRKGELVPESSSNSKEWGIMIKGSYIYTNSGSSASVEYGEGSLGNGGWYFTGLTGLDDLSAITVDDVNKDIFREDYRAWINENPFTMGEVNCNGMLLLTTIDGSGTRDDPYMYDTSNIENTSDDEAIIWMRGIPPECYSTERIYIIRCADGVSYGKLMFGMLEQDDYFTDCKYNVTLYYKNLTPGDDIDTTPPTIVSTLPEDGAGGISVSDSIFALFSEEIDTGTINTNTYKVSNGASELSGTVEYNNSKRSACFIPLRVLDYETTYTVTISTGVSDIAGNNMKDVKEWSFTTERKPIDVPPTITDIFPEDNAVNVPICTTISAIFDKDMDADTINADTFKMNNNDGEFVAGEVEYSKRKVTFKPLNDLDHETVYTVTITTGVADTAGNNMESKKEWVFTTAETGGYGSGYETITVEGTYYALSYSYSKIYFNLRTGEEVPESESATMEWDIMIKGSYFYTNGGSTASEDNGEGSFGEGGWYFTGLEGLDSLSEITSNNVDQDLFEEDYRTWINENPFTQGEVNCNRMLLLTTTNGSGAEDDPYEYTTSNIEDKDDDEAIIYMKGIPPQSYSTDRIYIIRCTDGTSYGKLMFGSMEQASYFSNCKYRLEFYYNCLTDQTSEDITPPIVVSTAPKNNATDVSVISSIVVRFSEEMNINTVTPDRFCVSDGTGYIDGTVEYSNKEARFAPYNLDYGADYTATISRDVEDLAGNCMEEDYEFKFQTTSTPPQWKVLGYSGISDGEAKETKIHVSMGVPYVAYVDAENGSGATVKMYEGGNWMTVGEASFSDNEVEYISLYVDGDTPYIAYRDKREGLFINTGALTVKKYGDGNWISVGDDRFTPNKVRYTSLYVDDGVPYVAFRSYYTSYLWSYYRAMAMKFDKGDWIWLGGNHGFSEGDVKDVSFYIYSGIPYAAYCDKKNDNEAKVMRYDNEKDTWDIMGDGNLSGGGAEYTSLFVCDDITYIAYRDESINNRATLMMYTDNEWYAVGDPGFSGGDVQYISLFVYNNIPYVAYRDGNLYNKATLMGYINDEWIAIGGDGFSDGEVKDVSLYIYNGIPYVAFNDASCNGRATVMKFE
- the cobD gene encoding threonine-phosphate decarboxylase CobD codes for the protein MDYSIFNHGGNINEAIELCKLTRDEIIDFSANINPLGIPSSVEVIIRNTLDDILHYPDPKYKKLKAAIVEYLTNEELHCNDDSSVSNNRKINEDNIIVGNGSTELIYLIANTLRPESALLLSPTFTEYERALTNIGSRIEYVELNEENGFDIPINKIVDRADNFSIIFICNPNNPTSRILHRDKLIYLVDYMKSCCSMIVLDEAFIDLCIRESLVDIAASIDNLFIFRSFTKFFSIPGIRLGYGVGSSSLIKRLQRFQEPWSVNVFADNLGISLLRDREFITNSRNMMIREKDFLYERLIKINGLKPFYPDANFVLIKIESRITSQQVKEQMLNRGIFIRDCSNFRGLNDSFIRIAVRDRTANQRLIEELSSIIAET
- the cbiB gene encoding adenosylcobinamide-phosphate synthase CbiB, yielding MIAWKLIAAFILDILFGDPYWFPHPVRIIGKFIEVLENFFRTHFRKLKLSGFFLVLLIVGSTYFTVYYLIVLSSLVSPWLEFVVECLLIYTAISARCLGQEGMRIYKLLMNGDEDEARKALSMIVGRDTEKLDESEIIRATIETIAENTVDGIISPLFYAFVGGAPLALAYKAINTLDSMVGYRNERYCEIGFFSAKTDDIANWMPARLSAILIPVAALFLRMSLTGSIKSIIRDGRKSPSPNSGISESGFAGAIGIQLGGICFYNGIKHEKPIIGILNRTRKRKDIKISIRLMYAVSIVTIAIMILIILLGECNFPLTSF